From a single Brassica rapa cultivar Chiifu-401-42 chromosome A01, CAAS_Brap_v3.01, whole genome shotgun sequence genomic region:
- the LOC103839380 gene encoding uncharacterized protein LOC103839380, translating to MPNLQGSLPPELANNVVRLYRECLRRATFIGKQQHNTELVVGMVRQQFKKHMNETDPEKIQKLKDDAARVLINHMLFESAKLTGRKVGQRS from the exons ATGCCGAATCTACAAGGCTCTTTGCCTCCTGAGCTCGCTAACAATGTGGTTAGG TTGTACCGTGAATGTCTTCGTAGAGCTACATTCATTGGTAAGCAG CAACACAACACTGAGCTGGTGGTTGGTATGGTGAGGCAGCAATTTAAAAAGCACATGAATGAGACAGACCCCGAGAAGATTCAGAAGTTAAAGGATGA TGCTGCTCGGGTACTCATCAATCACATGTTGTTCGAGTCAGCGAAGCTAACAGGACGCAAGGTTGGCCAGAGATCGTGA
- the LOC103839342 gene encoding L-ascorbate oxidase isoform X2, which translates to MTENVAVHWHGIRQVGTPWFDGVEGVTQCPILPGEIFTYQFVVDRPGTYMYHSHYGMQRESGLIGMIRVSPPSTEPEPFTYDYDRSLLLTDWYHKGMSEKATGLASIPFKWVGEPQSLMIQGRGRFNCTNNMMTPQRSEAEVCNASHADCSRFVLMVIPGKTYRLRIGSLTSLSALSFQIEGHNLTVVEADGHYVEPFTVRNLFIYSGETYSVLLKADQNPSRNYWITTSIVSRPEKTPPATAVLNYHPHHPRKHPPTPASSNFRPEWNDTRHRLAQSVAIKARKGFAHAPPENSDKVIVLLNTQNKVNGYMRWSVNNVSYQHPTTPYLIALKHNLTNAFDWRFTPPERYDSKSYDIFAVPSNANATMSDGIYRLKFNSTVDVVLQNANTMSVNNSETHPWHLHGHDFWVLGYGEGKFNEMEDPKRYNLVDPIMKNTVAVQPYGWTALRFRADNPGVWAFHCHIESHFFMGMRIVFASGIDRVANLPSSIMGCGQTKRLV; encoded by the exons ATGACTGAAAATGTTGCTGTCCATTGGCATGGAATCAGACAG GTTGGGACACCATGGTTTGATGGAGTGGAAGGTGTTACTCAATGTCCAATTCTTCCTGGAGAAATCTTCACATACCAGTTCGTCGTTGACaga CCTGGGACATACATGTATCATTCACACTACGGAATGCAGAGAGAATCTGGATTAATAGGAATGATTCGAGTTTCTCCTCCTAGTACAGAACCTGAACCGTTTACATACGATTATGACCGGAGCCTTTTGTTAACCGATTGGTATCACAAAGGCATGTCCGAGAAAGCGACTGGTTTAGCATCCATACCCTTTAAATGGGTCGGTGAGCCACAG TCGCTTATGATACAAGGAAGAGGAAGATTCAACTGCACAAACAACATGATGACTCCTCAGCGCTCGGAAGCTGAAGTATGTAACGCTTCACACGCTGATTGTTCACGTTTTGTCCTCATGGTGATCCCCGGGAAGACATACCGGCTTCGAATCGGTAGTTTGACGTCTCTCTCTGCTCTCAGTTTCCAAATCGAG GGACATAACTTGACGGTAGTTGAAGCCGATGGACACTACGTTGAACCATTCACTGTGAGGAATCTCTTCATATACTCCGGAGAAACTTATTCCGTGCTTCTCAAGGCAGATCAAAACCCTAGCCGGAACTATTGGATCACCACAAGCATCGTTAGCCGTCCAGAGAAAACTCCACCAGCAACCGCTGTACTCAACTACCACCCGCATCATCCACGTAAGCATCCTCCGACGCCGGCATCCTCCAATTTTCGGCCAGAATGGAACGACACGCGCCACCGTCTTGCACAAAGCGTAGCAATCAAGGCACGTAAAGGATTCGCACACGCGCCGCCGGAGAATTCCGACAAAGTGATTGTGCTCTTGAATACACAGAACAAAGTTAACGGATACATGCGGTGGTCGGTCAACAACGTTTCCTACCAACACCCTACAACGCCATATTTAATCGCATTAAAGCATAATCTCACAAACGCATTTGACTGGCGTTTCACGCCGCCAGAGAGGTACGATTCTAAAAGCTACGACATATTCGCGGTACCCTCAAACGCTAACGCAACGATGAGCGACGGGATCTACCGCTTGAAGTTCAACTCCACCGTGGACGTGGTTTTACAGAACGCTAATACGATGAGCGTTAACAATAGTGAAACGCACCCGTGGCATTTACACGGTCATGATTTTTGGGTGCTTGGGTATGGTGAAGGGAAATTTAATGAAATGGAGGATCCCAAAAGGTATAATCTGGTCGACCCGATTATGAAAAACACGGTTGCGGTACAACCGTATGGCTGGACCGCTCTGCGTTTTAGAGCGGATAATCCTGGCGTTTGGGCGTTTCATTGCCATATTGAGTCGCATTTTTTCATGGGAATGAGGATTGTGTTCGCGTCTGGGATCGATAGGGTTGCTAATTTGCCTTCTTCTATCATGGGTTGTGGTCAGACTAAACGTTTAGTCTGa
- the LOC103841263 gene encoding F-box/kelch-repeat protein At3g17530-like: protein MVMITDLPFDLEKKILARVPKVSRPQWQTTCKRWYAVRQDLLSKKHLARTGREFILLLNTNVFSTTINLQGVHNSVDPVMEFGGKLGSLQDSDDLQIHDIFYCKGLVLCTMVGKQMLVVCNPSNRETRYVEPRTSHGCSEYALGYKGSKSSCVSSYKILRYCRYSDKQLKRTVSEFELYDFMSDSWRVLDIDEHDWEITARGVSVKGNTYWVAKKKKDQFILSFDFSRERFGLLPLPYESVGPEDFINNKYDDTAVLSVVRDEQLSVLHQYLHVYSSEMKIWVSNTIDTKKVSWSEFLVVDVVLLNIVSFVLEEEHKVAVCCSKGKDDPDDEDDPNDEDDPDDEDDPDNEDDPDDEDNPDDPDNEDDPDDEDDPDDEDDPDDDGKEERTSISIIGKNIQSLVYDEGAIDGSWPHLMNYVPNPVQILRKGTRKSKRKRTTRSYEPEGSSARSVEETKVTPIDKAKRVFRVALNVPKEFRKRE, encoded by the exons atggtgatgatAACCGACCTTCCATTTGATCTGGAAAAGAAGATACTCGCCCGTGTTCCGAAAGTGTCTCGACCACAATGGCAAACTACTTGCAAGAGATGGTACGCTGTACGCCAAGATCTACTCTCCAAGAAACACTTGGCTCGAACAGGAAGAGAGTTCATCTTATTGTTGAATACTAATGTTTTTTCAACAACCATCAACCTCCAGGGAGTCCATAACAGCGTTGATCCGGTGATGGAGTTCGGAGGCAAACTTGGATCTTTACAAGATTCTGATGATTTACAAATCCATGATATTTTCTACTGCAAGGGGTTGGTGCTATGCACTATGGTGGGAAAACAAATGCTCGTGGTTTGCAACCCTAGTAACCGTGAAACTAGGTATGTCGAACCTAGAACAAGTCATGGCTGTTCCGAATATGCTCTTGGATACAAAGGCAGCAAGTCTTCATGTGTTAGTAGCTACAAGATCTTGAGGTATTGTCGTTATTCCGACAAGCAACTGAAGCGTACGGTTTCCGAGTTTGAACTGTATGACTTTATGTCTGACTCATGGAGGGTTTTAGATATTGATGAGCACGATTGGGAAATAACGGCTCGTGGCGTCTCTGTGAAAGGAAACACTTACTGGGTTGCTAAAAAGAAGAAGGACCAGTTCATACTCAGTTTTGATTTCAGTAGAGAGAGATTTGGGCTTCTCCCTCTTCCGTATGAGAGTGTTGGCCCTGAAGATTTCATTAATAATAAGTATGACGATACAGCTGTTCTGTCAGTTGTTAGAGACGAACAACTCTCGGTGTTACATCAATATCTTCATGTGTATTCATCAGAGATGAAGATATGGGTAAGCAATACAATTGACACCAAAAAGGTGTCGTGGAGTGAGTTCTTGGTAGTGGACGTAGTGCTGTTAAATATTGTTAGTTTCGTCTTGGAAGAGGAGCATAAAGTGGCAGTGTGTTGTAGTAAAGGCAAGGATGATcctgatgatgaggatgatccTAACGATGAGGATGATcctgatgatgaggatgatccTGATAATGAGGATGATCCTGATGATGAGGATAATCCTGATGATCCTGATAATGAGGATGATcctgatgatgaggatgatcctgatgatgaggatgatccTGATGATGATGGTAAAGAAGAGCGCACCAGCATTTCAATTATTGGAAAGAATATACAAAGTCTTGTTTATGATGAAGGGGCTATAGATGGATCATGGCCTCATCTCATGAATTACGTTCCAAACCCGGTTCAAATTTTAAGGAAGGGTACGCGCAAAAGCAAAAGGAAACGAACTACAAGGAG TTATGAACCGGAGGGCAGTTCGGCAAGAAGCGTTGAGGAAACGAAAGTGACACCAATAGACAAAGCTAAACGAGTTTTTAGGGTTGCTTTGAATGTCCCAAAAGAGTTTAGGAAACGAGAGTGA
- the LOC103839342 gene encoding L-ascorbate oxidase isoform X1, with protein MMRSCRFSDTSHVFTLMFICFITLFSSSVLVQGKIRRFKWEVKYELKSPDCFEKLVITINGQLPGPTIKAQQGDTIIVELKNSFMTENVAVHWHGIRQVGTPWFDGVEGVTQCPILPGEIFTYQFVVDRPGTYMYHSHYGMQRESGLIGMIRVSPPSTEPEPFTYDYDRSLLLTDWYHKGMSEKATGLASIPFKWVGEPQSLMIQGRGRFNCTNNMMTPQRSEAEVCNASHADCSRFVLMVIPGKTYRLRIGSLTSLSALSFQIEGHNLTVVEADGHYVEPFTVRNLFIYSGETYSVLLKADQNPSRNYWITTSIVSRPEKTPPATAVLNYHPHHPRKHPPTPASSNFRPEWNDTRHRLAQSVAIKARKGFAHAPPENSDKVIVLLNTQNKVNGYMRWSVNNVSYQHPTTPYLIALKHNLTNAFDWRFTPPERYDSKSYDIFAVPSNANATMSDGIYRLKFNSTVDVVLQNANTMSVNNSETHPWHLHGHDFWVLGYGEGKFNEMEDPKRYNLVDPIMKNTVAVQPYGWTALRFRADNPGVWAFHCHIESHFFMGMRIVFASGIDRVANLPSSIMGCGQTKRLV; from the exons ATGATGAGATCCTGTAGATTTTctgacacaagtcatgtcttcACTCTTATGTTCATCTGTTTCATCACCCTGTTCTCTTCTTCCGTCCTCGTTCAGGGAAAGATCCGGCGATTCAAGTGGGAAGTGAAGTACGAGCTTAAGTCACCAGATTGTTTTGAGAAGCTAGTCATTACAATAAATGGGCAGTTGCCAGGTCCTACCATCAAAGCTCAACAAGGTGACACCATAATTGTCGAGCTCAAGAATAGCTTCATGACTGAAAATGTTGCTGTCCATTGGCATGGAATCAGACAG GTTGGGACACCATGGTTTGATGGAGTGGAAGGTGTTACTCAATGTCCAATTCTTCCTGGAGAAATCTTCACATACCAGTTCGTCGTTGACaga CCTGGGACATACATGTATCATTCACACTACGGAATGCAGAGAGAATCTGGATTAATAGGAATGATTCGAGTTTCTCCTCCTAGTACAGAACCTGAACCGTTTACATACGATTATGACCGGAGCCTTTTGTTAACCGATTGGTATCACAAAGGCATGTCCGAGAAAGCGACTGGTTTAGCATCCATACCCTTTAAATGGGTCGGTGAGCCACAG TCGCTTATGATACAAGGAAGAGGAAGATTCAACTGCACAAACAACATGATGACTCCTCAGCGCTCGGAAGCTGAAGTATGTAACGCTTCACACGCTGATTGTTCACGTTTTGTCCTCATGGTGATCCCCGGGAAGACATACCGGCTTCGAATCGGTAGTTTGACGTCTCTCTCTGCTCTCAGTTTCCAAATCGAG GGACATAACTTGACGGTAGTTGAAGCCGATGGACACTACGTTGAACCATTCACTGTGAGGAATCTCTTCATATACTCCGGAGAAACTTATTCCGTGCTTCTCAAGGCAGATCAAAACCCTAGCCGGAACTATTGGATCACCACAAGCATCGTTAGCCGTCCAGAGAAAACTCCACCAGCAACCGCTGTACTCAACTACCACCCGCATCATCCACGTAAGCATCCTCCGACGCCGGCATCCTCCAATTTTCGGCCAGAATGGAACGACACGCGCCACCGTCTTGCACAAAGCGTAGCAATCAAGGCACGTAAAGGATTCGCACACGCGCCGCCGGAGAATTCCGACAAAGTGATTGTGCTCTTGAATACACAGAACAAAGTTAACGGATACATGCGGTGGTCGGTCAACAACGTTTCCTACCAACACCCTACAACGCCATATTTAATCGCATTAAAGCATAATCTCACAAACGCATTTGACTGGCGTTTCACGCCGCCAGAGAGGTACGATTCTAAAAGCTACGACATATTCGCGGTACCCTCAAACGCTAACGCAACGATGAGCGACGGGATCTACCGCTTGAAGTTCAACTCCACCGTGGACGTGGTTTTACAGAACGCTAATACGATGAGCGTTAACAATAGTGAAACGCACCCGTGGCATTTACACGGTCATGATTTTTGGGTGCTTGGGTATGGTGAAGGGAAATTTAATGAAATGGAGGATCCCAAAAGGTATAATCTGGTCGACCCGATTATGAAAAACACGGTTGCGGTACAACCGTATGGCTGGACCGCTCTGCGTTTTAGAGCGGATAATCCTGGCGTTTGGGCGTTTCATTGCCATATTGAGTCGCATTTTTTCATGGGAATGAGGATTGTGTTCGCGTCTGGGATCGATAGGGTTGCTAATTTGCCTTCTTCTATCATGGGTTGTGGTCAGACTAAACGTTTAGTCTGa
- the LOC103839749 gene encoding pectinesterase inhibitor 2-like: MATTYIVNNVLVSCLMFFVMIGSSNAKPADIKVICGKAKNPSFCTNYMKSNPKISGADIKTLATITLGSAQTSASIALTKIQSLATKETNPALKKGYTSCVEQYKNTISSLDEANTSLTSGDGPGLNIKVSAAMEGYTTCQDGLSNVKPDPSIVKDTGDFQNVCGIILVISNMM, from the coding sequence ATGGCAACAACATACATTGTGAACAACGTTCTTGTAtcttgtttgatgttttttgtAATGATTGGTTCCTCAAACGCAAAACCTGCAGACATAAAAGTAATCTGCGGTAAAGCAAAAAACCCATCCTTCTGCACAAACTACATGAAATCAAACCCAAAGATTTCAGGTGCTGATATTAAAACGCTTGCAACGATCACCCTCGGCTCTGCACAAACAAGCGCATCAATAGCTTTGACGAAGATTCAGTCTCTTGCCACGAAAGAAACTAACCCTGCTTTGAAGAAAGGATACACCTCGTGCGTGGAGCAGTACAAGAATACAATCAGCAGTCTCGATGAAGCTAATACGAGCCTAACGTCAGGAGATGGTCCAGGGCTGAACATCAAGGTCTCAGCAGCTATGGAAGGTTATACAACATGTCAAGATGGCTTGTCGAACGTCAAACCTGATCCTTCAATTGTGAAGGACACAGGTGATTTTCAGAATGTTTGTGGCATTATTCTTGTCATCTCCAACATGATGTGA
- the LOC103839391 gene encoding F-box/kelch-repeat protein At3g17530-like, with protein MVMITDLPFDLEKKILALVPKESRPQWQTTCKRWYALRQDLLAKKHLAQTGREFIFLLNNSVFSTTINLEGVHNNVDPAMEFGGKLGSLQDSNDLQIDSIFYCKGLVLCTMVGKQRLLVCNPSNRETRYVKPRSHGCSEYALGYKGSKSSCVNSYKILRYCRYLDTQMRCTVSEFELYDFMSDSWRVLDVDEHDAYISARGVSVKGNTYWVAKRYGNQFILSFDFTREKFGFLPLPYESAGPGVSVDYGHKDTAVLSVVRDEQLSVLHQYLHLFSFEMKIWVSNMIGTKKVSWGKFLVVDVVLLNVVSFVVDEEHKVAVCCCTDKDDGDEEGTSIFVIGENIQRHVYDEEVTIDASWPHLINYVPSPVHVVRKSTRKSKRKRNARRHQPEEGTSARSVEETKVTPKAKPKAYRSF; from the exons atggtgatgatAACCGACCTTCCATTTGATCTGGAAAAGAAGATACTCGCCCTTGTTCCGAAAGAGTCTCGACCACAATGGCAAACTACCTGCAAGAGATGGTACGCCCTACGCCAAGATCTACTCGCCAAGAAACACTTGGCTCAAACAGGAAGAGAGTTCATCTTTTTGTTGAATAATAGTGTTTTTTCAACAACCATCAACCTCGAGGGAGTCCATAACAACGTTGATCCGGCCATGGAGTTCGGAGGTAAACTTGGATCTTTACAAGATTCAAATGATTTACAAATAGATAGTATTTTCTACTGCAAGGGGTTGGTGCTATGCACTATGGTGGGAAAACAAAGGCTCCTGGTTTGCAACCCTAGTAACCGTGAAACTAGGTATGTCAAACCTAGAAGTCATGGCTGTTCCGAATATGCTCTTGGATACAAAGGCAGCAAGTCTTCTTGTGTTAATAGCTACAAGATCTTGAGGTATTGTCGTTATTTGGACACGCAAATGAGGTGTACGGTTTCCGAGTTTGAACTGTATGACTTTATGTCTGACTCATGGAGGGTGTTAGATGTTGATGAGCATGATGCGTACATATCAGCTCGCGGCGTGTCTGTGAAGGGAAACACTTACTGGGTTGCTAAAAGATATGGCAACCAGTTCATACTCAGTTTTGATTTCACAAGAGAGAAATTTGGGTTTCTCCCTCTTCCGTATGAGAGTGCTGGTCCTGGTGTTTCAGTGGATTATGGGCATAAAGATACCGCTGTTCTGTCAGTTGTTAGAGACGAACAACTCTCGGTGTTACATCAGTATCTTCATTTGTTTTCATTTGAGATGAAGATATGGGTGAGCAACATGATTGGCACCAAAAAGGTGTCGTGGGGCAAGTTCTTGGTAGTGGACGTAGTGTTGTTAAATGTTGTCAGTTTCGTGGTTGACGAGGAGCATAAAGTGGCAGTGTGTTGTTGTACAGACAAGGATGATGGTGACGAAGAGGGTACCAGCATTTTCGTTATTGGAGAGAATATACAGAGACATGTTTATGATGAAGAAGTGACAATAGATGCATCATGGCCACATCTCATAAATTACGTTCCAAGCCCGGTTCACGTTGTGAGGAAGAGTACACGCAAAAGCAAAAGGAAACGAAATGCAAGGAG GCATCAACCGGAGGAGGGCACATCTGCAAGAAGCGTTGAGGAAACAAAAGTGACACCCAAAGCAAAACCTAAAGCATATCGAAGTTTCTAG